A stretch of the Clavibacter sp. B3I6 genome encodes the following:
- a CDS encoding sensor histidine kinase: MDRMKRERERLLQRTARVYGLSFTAVAVACIVLPGEIPLPVAAASVALLAVLAVVQWRLGTDPRLPWMVVAVATGLAAMVVAQLGGRSASSLTALTHISAGAVGSLALLESIRPGRLRIVVAAFVLTSVVAVGASWATPAFPYVVLIHVFGWLLTAILGYWLSVAVRRVGRRITDIGRAHRAERMASELEAQRRQGARLLHDTVLATLTLLAHSGVGVTPQAMRQQAADDARLLRQLRLGANPTPQASGGYTLEPVEQSVLGNTLESVKQRFGRMGLEVSWHGTGQVLLPSDILDAFLLSLAECLENVRRHAGVTEAHVTITDDDTTVRAMVTDAGVGFDLAHVDQAKLGFKESVVARLADVGGNARLFSSPGSGTTVVLEVPK; this comes from the coding sequence TTGGATCGCATGAAGCGCGAGCGCGAGCGCCTGCTGCAGCGCACGGCCCGGGTCTACGGGCTGAGCTTCACGGCCGTGGCGGTCGCGTGCATCGTGCTGCCGGGCGAGATCCCGCTCCCCGTCGCCGCCGCCAGCGTCGCGCTGCTGGCCGTGCTCGCCGTCGTCCAGTGGCGCCTCGGCACCGACCCGCGCCTGCCGTGGATGGTCGTCGCGGTCGCCACCGGGCTCGCCGCCATGGTCGTCGCGCAGCTCGGCGGGCGGAGCGCCTCCTCGCTCACGGCCCTCACGCACATCTCCGCGGGTGCCGTCGGCTCGCTCGCGCTGCTGGAGTCCATCCGGCCGGGACGCCTCCGGATCGTCGTGGCCGCCTTCGTGCTCACGAGCGTCGTGGCCGTCGGCGCGTCCTGGGCGACCCCGGCCTTCCCCTACGTCGTCCTGATCCACGTGTTCGGCTGGCTGCTCACCGCGATCCTCGGCTACTGGCTGAGCGTGGCCGTGCGCCGCGTCGGGCGCCGCATCACCGACATCGGCCGCGCCCACCGCGCCGAGCGCATGGCGAGCGAGCTCGAGGCGCAGCGCCGCCAGGGCGCCCGGCTCCTCCACGACACCGTCCTCGCCACGCTCACCCTCCTCGCCCACTCCGGCGTCGGCGTCACCCCGCAGGCCATGCGCCAGCAGGCGGCGGACGACGCGCGCCTCCTCCGCCAGCTGCGCCTCGGCGCGAACCCCACCCCGCAGGCGTCCGGCGGCTACACGCTGGAGCCCGTCGAGCAGTCGGTGCTCGGCAACACGCTGGAGTCGGTCAAGCAGCGCTTCGGCCGCATGGGGCTCGAGGTGAGCTGGCACGGCACCGGGCAGGTGCTCCTGCCGAGCGACATCCTCGACGCGTTCCTCCTCTCCCTCGCGGAGTGCCTGGAGAACGTCCGGCGGCACGCGGGCGTGACGGAGGCGCACGTGACCATCACCGACGACGACACGACCGTGCGGGCGATGGTCACCGACGCCGGCGTCGGCTTCGACCTCGCCCACGTCGACCAGGCGAAGCTCGGGTTCAAGGAGTCGGTCGTGGCACGGCTGGCCGACGTGGGCGGCAACGCGCGCCTGTTCTCCTCCCCCGGCTCCGGCACCACGGTCGTCCTCGAGGTGCCCAAGTGA
- a CDS encoding response regulator transcription factor yields the protein MSAEDRPITLAIVDDHRMLLGALTEWIRNAASDIDMVAAVSTWPELLTHPNFPVDVVLLDLDLKDNLPISLKLSTLKTTGVKTVLMSTYSEPNVVREALASGALGYLVKSEDASMIVDAIRLAADGQSYISSELDLAINSTDVGGVPKLSAQERRVMALYGGGEPVKSVAYSLGISEETAKSYLKRIREKYRVAGFDVGTKVALRKRAIQDGILLQGE from the coding sequence GTGTCAGCTGAAGACCGACCGATCACCCTGGCCATCGTGGACGACCACCGGATGCTGCTCGGGGCCCTCACCGAGTGGATCCGCAACGCCGCGTCCGACATCGACATGGTCGCCGCCGTGTCCACCTGGCCGGAGCTCCTGACGCACCCGAACTTCCCGGTCGACGTCGTGCTCCTCGACCTCGACCTCAAGGACAACCTGCCGATCTCCCTCAAGCTCTCGACGCTGAAGACCACGGGCGTCAAGACCGTGCTCATGAGCACCTACTCCGAGCCGAACGTCGTGCGCGAGGCCCTCGCCTCCGGCGCCCTCGGCTACCTCGTGAAGAGCGAGGACGCCAGCATGATCGTCGACGCCATCCGCCTCGCGGCCGACGGCCAGTCGTACATCTCCTCGGAGCTCGACCTCGCGATCAACAGCACGGATGTCGGCGGCGTGCCCAAGCTCAGCGCGCAGGAGCGCCGGGTCATGGCGCTCTACGGCGGCGGCGAGCCCGTGAAGTCGGTGGCGTACAGCCTCGGCATCTCGGAGGAGACGGCGAAGTCGTACCTCAAGCGGATCCGCGAGAAGTACCGCGTCGCGGGCTTCGACGTGGGCACGAAGGTGGCGCTGCGGAAGCGCGCCATCCAGGACGGCATCCTGCTCCAGGGCGAGTAG
- a CDS encoding MFS transporter produces MNPPSSGRATLSPARVRVALLALAMGGFAIGTTEFVAMGLLPQLAADLLPEVAARSTEAANAQAGTLISAYALGVVVGAPTIAAASARAPRRKLLLWLLLAFTLGTVLSAVLPSFGLVVLARFVAGLPHGAYFGIASLVAAQLMGEGKRARGVAFVLAGLTIANVIGVPIVTWIGQNAGWRIAYLVVAAIFAATFVAVFLAVPAQAGNPEATLRRELRAFTRLQVWLALLIGAIGFGGFFAVYTFVAPMVTEVTGLPEWSVPLALVVVGLGMTVGNLAGGWWADRDVKLALLSLFGLLIASLVGLVLTASSPVGLFAFLFLIGGSAAALSPGIQIRLMDVAHDSQSIAAALNHSALNTGNAVGAALGGVTVAAGLGYTSPALVGVGLSIAGLLIALASFGLDRRRHGARRPVDGPRPITQPIGIGG; encoded by the coding sequence GTGAATCCCCCCTCCTCCGGGCGGGCGACCCTGTCGCCGGCCCGCGTCCGCGTCGCCCTGCTCGCCCTCGCGATGGGCGGGTTCGCCATCGGCACGACCGAGTTCGTGGCGATGGGGCTGCTGCCGCAGCTCGCCGCCGACCTGCTGCCCGAGGTGGCCGCGCGCTCGACGGAGGCCGCGAACGCGCAGGCGGGCACTCTGATCAGCGCGTACGCCCTGGGCGTCGTGGTGGGCGCCCCGACCATCGCCGCCGCGTCCGCCCGGGCGCCGCGCCGGAAGCTCCTCCTCTGGCTGCTGCTGGCGTTCACGCTCGGCACCGTGCTGAGCGCCGTGCTGCCGAGCTTCGGCCTCGTCGTCCTCGCCCGCTTCGTCGCGGGCCTGCCGCACGGCGCGTACTTCGGCATCGCCTCGCTCGTCGCCGCGCAGCTGATGGGGGAGGGCAAGCGCGCCCGCGGCGTCGCGTTCGTCCTCGCCGGGCTGACCATCGCCAACGTGATCGGCGTGCCCATCGTCACGTGGATCGGCCAGAACGCCGGCTGGCGCATCGCCTACCTCGTGGTCGCCGCGATCTTCGCGGCCACCTTCGTCGCCGTGTTCCTCGCGGTGCCGGCGCAGGCGGGGAACCCGGAGGCGACGCTCCGGCGCGAGCTCCGGGCGTTCACCCGGCTCCAGGTCTGGCTGGCCCTCCTCATCGGCGCGATCGGCTTCGGCGGCTTCTTCGCCGTCTACACGTTCGTCGCGCCCATGGTCACCGAGGTGACCGGCCTCCCCGAGTGGTCGGTGCCGCTCGCGCTCGTCGTCGTGGGCCTCGGCATGACCGTCGGCAACCTCGCGGGCGGCTGGTGGGCGGATCGGGATGTGAAGCTCGCCCTGCTGTCGCTCTTCGGCCTGCTCATCGCGTCGCTGGTCGGCCTGGTCCTCACGGCGTCGAGCCCCGTCGGCCTGTTCGCCTTCCTGTTCCTCATCGGCGGGTCGGCGGCGGCGCTGTCGCCCGGGATCCAGATCCGGCTGATGGACGTCGCCCACGACTCGCAGTCGATCGCGGCCGCGCTCAACCACTCCGCGCTGAACACCGGGAACGCCGTCGGCGCGGCGCTCGGCGGTGTCACGGTGGCGGCGGGACTCGGCTACACGTCGCCCGCGCTCGTCGGCGTGGGGCTCAGCATCGCCGGGCTCCTCATCGCGCTGGCCAGCTTCGGGCTCGACCGCCGCCGCCACGGCGCGCGCCGGCCGGTCGACGGCCCGCGGCCCATCACGCAGCCCATCGGCATCGGCGGCTGA
- a CDS encoding thiamine-binding protein: MLVAFSVAPSGGDAPDASVHDAVAAAVAVVRASGLPNRTDSMFTTIEGTWDECLDVVRRATDAVAPFGTRVSLVLKADIRPGYEGELTGKLDRLEQALEARGTDA; the protein is encoded by the coding sequence ATGCTCGTCGCCTTCTCCGTCGCCCCCAGCGGGGGCGACGCGCCCGACGCCTCCGTGCACGACGCCGTGGCCGCGGCGGTCGCCGTGGTCCGCGCGTCCGGCCTCCCGAACCGCACCGACTCCATGTTCACCACGATCGAGGGCACCTGGGACGAGTGCCTCGACGTCGTCCGCCGCGCGACCGACGCCGTGGCGCCCTTCGGCACCCGCGTGTCGCTCGTGCTGAAGGCCGACATCCGCCCGGGCTACGAGGGCGAGCTGACGGGCAAGCTCGACCGCCTCGAGCAGGCGCTGGAGGCCCGCGGCACCGACGCCTGA